GCAAAAACATCGCACGGCGTCTTTCCCTGGCCTTTGCGAGTCGCACCGCCGGCAGCGTCGGAATGCCGGCCGCACTGCGGAAAACTGCGGCTGGATGGGCGGGAATGGCATCGGGACTCGGCGCTTGATGCAATGCCGCCACAGATGGCGAAGAAATGACCGGCAAGAAAAACACCGATGGTTGCCCAATCTGTGTTCGCTCTTGTGCGGATGGTGCCGTTCTGCCAATAACTCCGAAAAACCGAAACCAAACCGAACAAATGGAGTTTTGCATGAACCAGGCCGAGCTGATCGAAACCGTCGCCACCAACGCCGGCATCAAGAAGGCCGACGCGGCCAAGGTCGTTCAGGCTGTGTTCGAGGGCATCTCCGGCGCGCTGGGCCGCGGCGAAGATGTGCGGCTGGCCGGTTTCGGCATTTTCGAGGTGGCCGAGCGCGCCGCCCGTGAAGGCCGCAACCCGCGCACCGGCGAAGTCGTGGCGATCGCCGCTTCCAAGGCTCCGAAGTTCAAGCCGGCCAAGCAGCTGCGCGATCTGGTGAACGGCTGATCCACCCGCAACCACGTCCCAGGGGGAGCGCAGCCATGTCCATCGATCAAACCGAATTGCAATCGCTGACCGCCAAGGTCGTCGCCGCCTATGTCGGCAACAACTCGGTGCCGGTTCAGGATCTGCCCACGCTGATCAACAGCGTCCAGGTGGCCTTCCGCAATCTGGGCGACGACAAGCCGGCCCCGGCCAAGGCCGAACTGGTTCCGGCGGTCGCGATCAAGAAGTCGGTCACGCCGGAATTCATCGTCTGCCTGGAAGACGGGAAGAAGCTGAAGATGCTCAAGCGGCATCTGAAGACCGTCTATGACATGACGCCGGACGAATATCGCGCCAAGTGGGGCCTGCCGCCGGAATACCCGATGGTCGCCCCGAATTACGCCAAGGCGCGTTCCGAAATGGCGACCAAGCTCGGGCTTGGCCGCAAGCGTGCTGCGGCCGAATAACGGCTTACGCCCACTGCTGTCGAGAGAGGCGCGTCCCCAAGGGCGCGCCTTTTTCTTTTCCGCCCCCCTATCGCCGGTCTGCCCAGGGCGCCATCCCGCGGGCTACCCCGTTCCCGTTTAACGGCCTATGACCAATGTTCAGGTAGCGAAGCGCCTCGGCCTTCCCATCTAGGGTTCCGGTAGGGTTCATGGGCCGTGTGCGGTCCTATCACCTTCCTTGCCGCAGAGGCATAGTCGCCTCCCGCTATATCGGTTGACCGGTGGCCGACCTGCCGCCGATCCACTTCGCGGCTGCGGCTTGACGGTGGCATCTAAAGGGCGGCCCGCCTGGAACGATGCCGACCGATCGGAAGGGTGACACCCGCCCGAAAGGCACCTTGCCGAAGGTCTTGGGTCATAGGATTGCCTCCTCCCCCAGACTGCCGGTGCGGGTGGAAGAAGAGCTTGGGTATACGCCGAAAAACACCCGGAACACGCCCTTTACAGGGTTGATCCGCCGCATTTCCGCGGCCACATTAACATTGTCGAAAGGACGCAGTTCCTTGAGACACCGGGCAAAATAGAACCCCACAACAAACCAGAACCAGCCAGAGCCGAAGCGACGGACGATATTCCTGCGTCCGCCGATGGACAATCGCCTCTAAGGCGACCCCGCCATGGGCCCCGACATGGGCCGGCCTTCGAAAATCGGCCGTCCCAGGAAGCGTTGGAGAGGAGGCATTCGCGTGCTGAAGAAACTGCTGACCGGTGAAAACGCCAGCCTGACCCGCTACATCGAGGAGTCCAAGCGCTTCCCCATCCTTGCGCCGGACGTCGAACGCGACCTCGCCATCGCCTGGCGGGAGCGCGGAAGCCCGCAGGCCCTGGAACAACTCGTGGGCAGCCACCTTCGCCTCGTCATCAAGATCGCCCGCGGCTTCGGCGGTTACGGCCTGCCGCTGGTCGATCTGGTTGCCGAAGGCAATGTCGGCCTGATGCAGGCGGCCCAGAAATTCGATCCGCAGCGCGGTTTCCGCTTCGCCACCTACGCCACCTGGTGGATCCGCGCCGCGATCCAGGAATACATTCTGCACAGCTGGTCGCTGGTGAAAATGGGCACCACCGCCGCGCAGAAGAAGCTGTTCTTCAACCTGCGCCGCCTGAAAAGCCAGATGGCCGAGTTGGAACAGGGCGACCTGTCGCCGGAGACCGTGGCCACCATCGCCGCCGAACTGGATGTTCCGGAGACCGAGGTGGTGGAGATGAACCGCCGACTGGCCGCCAACGACAGCTCGCTCGACGCCACCCTGTCGACCGACGGCGAGACCAACTGGCTGGAACTGCTGGCCGACGACCGCCCCACCCAGGACACCATGCTGGCCGATGCCGACGAACTGGCGCTGCGCCGCCGGCTGGTCGGGCAGGCGCTGGACCGGCTGGATGCCCGTGAACGCCGCATCCTGTTCGAACGCCGCCTGAAGGACGATCCGTCCACGCTGGAAGCGCTGAGCCAGCAGTTCTCGGTTTCGCGCGAACGGGTACGCCAGATCGAGGTGCGAGCCTTCGAAAAGCTCCAGAAGGCCGTGCTCAGCGCCGCGCAGGCACTGCGTCGTCCGGCCACGCCAATGGTGGCCTGACCCATCCGATTACCCCGTCCGGCGGACGCGATGCCGGACGGGGATCTTGCGGAGCCGGCCAGCCGGCCGGCCACCGCATCGTTGCCGCGGGCATTCAGCCCGCCAGTTGCCTCCAGACCAGTCACCTTCACGCCGGCGGCGCCCTTGGCCCGCCGGCATTTTCTTGCGCGGACAGGCTATCGCCGAGTCTCAGTCGGTTGTCGTATATTGCGCTTATTGCTGCTTCTGGATGTTGTGCGACAAAGTGACCGGTTCAAAGTTGCGAATGCTTGCGCATGATGTGCGGCTCGCGGGAAAGATTGCATTTTCTCCAATACTTAGTACGCTAGTTATATCTCAAATGGGAGAGGGGCTCCATGTCGCACGCTGCCCAGACTCAATCGATCATTGACCGCATCACCTTCCTGCGCATCGACGAGGCGACGAAGGCAACGCTGCGGGAGTTCCAGCCCTATCTGGCGCAGCGCATCGATCAGATTCTCGAGGAATTCTACGCCTATCTCCGTTCGGTGCCGCAGGTGGCGCCGATGCTGGTCAATCCGGCAGTGACCGGCCGGGCGCGCGATCTGCAGAAGCAGCACTGGCTGCGGAACGTCTTCACCGGCACCTTCGATGATGCCTATGTCAGCCAGGTTCTGAAGATCGGTCAGACCCACCAGCGCATCGGGCTTGAACCGCGCTGGTATACCGGCGCCTACTGCTTCACCCTGAACAAGCTGATCGAACTGGCTGCCCAGATCCACCGCAAGAAGCCCGAAAAGCTGTCTCAGCTCCTCCAGGCCATCAACAAGGCGGTGTTCCTGGACATGGACCTCGCCACGTCGGTCTATATCGATCTGAACACCGCGGCGATCATCGCGCGGGAGTTGGGCAGCACCGCCGACAGCTTCGAGCGCGAGGTGAAGGGCGTGGTTCAGGCGGTGGCAAGCGCCGCCCAGCAGCTCCAGGGCACCGCCCAAGCGATGAGCCGCACCGCTGAAACAACGAGCGAGCAGTCGACCCAGGTCGCCGCCGCAGCGGAAGAAGCGTCCGTCAATATCCAGACGGTCGCCGCCGCAGCGGAGGAGCTGACCGCCTCCATCGGCGAAATCAGCCATCAGGTGACCCAGTCGGCCGCCATCGCCAATGCCGCGATGACGGAGGCCGAACGAACCAATGCCACCGTGCAGGGACTTGCCGATGCCGCCAGCCGCATCGGTCAGGTGGTGAAGCTGATCCATGACATCGCCAGCCAGACCAACCTGCTGGCTTTGAACGCCACCATCGAGGCCGCCCGCGCCGGAGAGGCCGGCAAGGGCTTCGCCGTCGTGGCGAGCGAGGTGAAGAGCCTCGCCAACCAGACCGCAAAGGCGACGGAAGAGATCAACTCGCAGATCGGGGCCGTCCAGGGTGCGACACAGGAGGCGGTCGGCGCCATCCGCTCCATCTCCGGCACCATCGCCCGCATCGATGAGATCTCCACCTCCATTGCCACCGCCATGGAGGAACAGGGCGCCGCCACGACCGAGATCGCCCGCAACGTCCAGCAGGCCTCGATCGGTACCCGCGAAGTCAGCGAGACCATCGTCGCGGTGAACGCGTCCGCCAACAACGCCGGCGAAGAGGCCCGTGAAGTGCTGGAGGCGACCAACGAGCTGTCTCGCCAGTCCAACACCTTGCGGACAGAGGTCGAACGCTTCCTTGCCCGCGTCCGCGCCGGCTGATCCGATCTCCAGGTTTGGAAATGAAAAAGGCGCGTTCCGCGGAACGCGCCTTTTTCATTTGCATGTCTTCAACTGTCCAATCCGCCCGGACAGGGCGGCTCACGGCATCGTGCGAACAACCAGATCGCTGACCTGAATATTCTCGGCCTGAGCGGCGCGGCGAACATCGTCGGCGCTGCGCCAATGGCTGCGACCTCCCAGGCTGGTGAGAACACCGCCCCGCATCGCCACGAACAGACCCGTACGCCCCAGATTGACAATTCTCATCATGATTTTACCCCCGCCCGGTCTCGCGCATTTTAGAGAATTTATTTAGATTCTTTCTCTGGAAGAGATTACCTCTCTTTCTAAAAGAAGTATCAGCACATATCCGCTCGCGTCAATAAGACTTCCGTCACTCAACCCATTGACGAGTTCATAGATCG
The Azospirillum sp. TSA2s DNA segment above includes these coding regions:
- a CDS encoding HU family DNA-binding protein yields the protein MNQAELIETVATNAGIKKADAAKVVQAVFEGISGALGRGEDVRLAGFGIFEVAERAAREGRNPRTGEVVAIAASKAPKFKPAKQLRDLVNG
- a CDS encoding MucR family transcriptional regulator encodes the protein MSIDQTELQSLTAKVVAAYVGNNSVPVQDLPTLINSVQVAFRNLGDDKPAPAKAELVPAVAIKKSVTPEFIVCLEDGKKLKMLKRHLKTVYDMTPDEYRAKWGLPPEYPMVAPNYAKARSEMATKLGLGRKRAAAE
- the rpoH gene encoding RNA polymerase sigma factor RpoH; its protein translation is MLKKLLTGENASLTRYIEESKRFPILAPDVERDLAIAWRERGSPQALEQLVGSHLRLVIKIARGFGGYGLPLVDLVAEGNVGLMQAAQKFDPQRGFRFATYATWWIRAAIQEYILHSWSLVKMGTTAAQKKLFFNLRRLKSQMAELEQGDLSPETVATIAAELDVPETEVVEMNRRLAANDSSLDATLSTDGETNWLELLADDRPTQDTMLADADELALRRRLVGQALDRLDARERRILFERRLKDDPSTLEALSQQFSVSRERVRQIEVRAFEKLQKAVLSAAQALRRPATPMVA
- a CDS encoding globin-coupled sensor protein; the encoded protein is MSHAAQTQSIIDRITFLRIDEATKATLREFQPYLAQRIDQILEEFYAYLRSVPQVAPMLVNPAVTGRARDLQKQHWLRNVFTGTFDDAYVSQVLKIGQTHQRIGLEPRWYTGAYCFTLNKLIELAAQIHRKKPEKLSQLLQAINKAVFLDMDLATSVYIDLNTAAIIARELGSTADSFEREVKGVVQAVASAAQQLQGTAQAMSRTAETTSEQSTQVAAAAEEASVNIQTVAAAAEELTASIGEISHQVTQSAAIANAAMTEAERTNATVQGLADAASRIGQVVKLIHDIASQTNLLALNATIEAARAGEAGKGFAVVASEVKSLANQTAKATEEINSQIGAVQGATQEAVGAIRSISGTIARIDEISTSIATAMEEQGAATTEIARNVQQASIGTREVSETIVAVNASANNAGEEAREVLEATNELSRQSNTLRTEVERFLARVRAG